The following are encoded together in the Sparus aurata chromosome 1, fSpaAur1.1, whole genome shotgun sequence genome:
- the lbx1b gene encoding transcription factor LBX1b, whose protein sequence is MMTSKEVAKCDAVENRRRSPLDHLPPPANSNKPLTPFSIEDILNKPSVKRSYTICGTAHLISSSEKHRPSSIPLSSRALLTQTSPLCALEELASKTFKGLEVSVLQAAEGRDGMTLFGQRTTPKKRRKSRTAFTNHQIYELEKRFLYQKYLSPADRDQIAQQLGLTNAQVITWFQNRRAKLKRDLEEMKADVESAKAIGQVPLDKLAKLADLEKCANGTLGHPRGESPARGGQQEHELAQKLRTSPLSPFSDHTTSKECSEDEDVEIDVDD, encoded by the exons ATGATGACATCCAAAGAAGTGGCCAAATGTGATGCAGTGGAAAACAGGAGGCGAAGTCCGCTGGACCACTTGCCGCCTCCAGCCAACTCCAACAAGCCGCTGACCCCCTTCAGCATCGAGGACATCCTCAACAAACCGTCCGTGAAACGAAGTTACACGATTTGCGGCACGGCTCATCTAATCTCGTCCTCTGAGAAGCACCGCCCGTCCAGCATCCCTCTGTCCAGCCGGGCTCTGCTCACCCAGACCTCGCCGCTCTGCGCGCTGGAGGAGCTGGCCAGCAAGACCTTCAAGGGGCTGGAAGTCAGCGTTTTACAGGCTGCCGAAG GCCGGGACGGGATGACTCTGTTCGGCCAGAGAACCACCCCGAAGAAGCGTCGGAAGTCTCGAACGGCCTTCACCAATCACCAAATCTACGAGCTGGAGAAGCGCTTCCTGTACCAGAAGTACCTGTCCCCGGCCGACCGGGACCAGATCGCCCAGCAGCTGGGCTTGACGAACGCGCAGGTCATCACGTGGTTTCAGAACCGGAGGGCCAAGCTAAAACGGGacctggaggagatgaaggccGACGTGGAGTCGGCCAAGGCCATCGGCCAGGTCCCCTTGGACAAGCTCGCCAAGCTGGCGGACCTGGAGAAATGCGCCAACGGCACGCTGGGCCACCCGCGAGGAGAGTCCCCCGCGCGGGGCGGCCAGCAGGAGCACGAGCTCGCTCAGAAACTGCGGACGTCGCCGCTGTCTCCGTTCTCAGACCACACAACTAGTAAAGAGTGCTCAGAGGACGAGGACGTGGAGATTGATGTGGATGACTGA